The genomic interval ATTTAGCTAATAAACTTAACATTTCATATTCAGCTATATCTAAATATGAAACTAATATAAGATTTCCTGATCAAGAAACATTAAGCAAAATAGCTGATTTATTTAATGTTACTACTGATTATTTATTAGGACGTAGTGATATTCCTAATCCATATATGAAAGAAAACACTTCCCCTGCTGATAAACTATCCGAAGAAATACATAACCTATCT from Tissierellales bacterium carries:
- a CDS encoding helix-turn-helix transcriptional regulator; the protein is MSFGERLKQVRENNNLTREDLANKLNISYSAISKYETNIRFPDQETLSKIADLFNVTTDYLLGRSDIPNPYMKENTSPADKLSEEIHNLSPESQEEIKKLIELYKIKDMQKRNSEVSDELSKPD